One genomic region from Magallana gigas chromosome 3, xbMagGiga1.1, whole genome shotgun sequence encodes:
- the LOC105325377 gene encoding thiamin pyrophosphokinase 1 yields MSSTVWRPLECFQEISGMKTALVLLNQPNPYNKPFLASLWKKALFRASVDGGTNHLYDVFKDDLDAFLPDIITGDFDSIQDTVKKFYQDKGVEFVPTPDQDYTDFTKAIKEVGRRIHDKQIDCICVYGTFGGRLDHVFGNINTLFEADQFTSTNVLQFSDDTVAFLLQKGEHKIEVDPSVCGEWCGLIPVGGPCHCVTTQGLKWNLDKGALRFGELISTSNTLQSKETNTVTVETDSPLLWIMGIST; encoded by the exons ATGTCGAGCACAGTATGGAGACCTTTGGAATGTTTTCAGGAAATATCGG GTATGAAAACAGCACTTGTGTTGTTGAATCAACCAAATCCATACAACAAACCATTTCTGGCCTCCCTCTGGAAGAAAG ctCTGTTTCGTGCCTCAGTGGATGGAGGTACAAACCACCTGTACGACGTGTTCAAGGATGACCTAGATGCCTTCCTTCCTGACATAATCACAGGGGACTTTGACTCCATTCAGGACACGGTGAAGAAATTCTACCAGGACAAG GGAGTAGAGTTTGTGCCTACACCAGATCAAGATTACACAGACTTTACCAAGGCAATAAAAGAAGTTGGCAGGAGAATCCATGACAAACAG ATTGACTGCATATGTGTCTATGGAACCTTTGGAGGTAGACTTGACCATGTGTTTGGCAACATCAACACTCTCTTTGAAGCTGATCAATTCACGAGTACAAATGTACTGCAATTCTCAGATGACACCGTTGCCTTCCTCCTTCAGAAA gGTGAACACAAAATTGAGGTGGATCCATCAGTTTGTGGTGAATGGTGTGGTTTGATCCCAGTTGGTGGGCCTTGTCATTGTGTTACTACTCAGGGGTTGAAGTGGAATCTGG ATAAAGGAGCTTTGCGATTTGGCGAGTTAATTAGCACATCCAATACATTACAAAGTAAAGAAACCAACACCGTTACTGTGGAAACGGACAGTCCTCTGTTATGGATTATGGGAATTTCCACATAA